One genomic segment of Natrononativus amylolyticus includes these proteins:
- a CDS encoding PHP domain-containing protein, producing the protein MLSVELHVHSSLSYDGRDPVELILEQAAAVGLDAVAITDHDEIDASLELVERASDYGLVGVPGIEISSKAGHVLGLGVEEAVPPGLSYESTLEAIRAQGGIAVVPHPFQESRHGVMTRITREQLAEADAIEVYNSRLLTGRANRQAERFARAHDLPMTAGSDAHISEMVGQAVTRVGATERSADAILEAIAAGETSVEGKRTPWRISFRQAAGGAKRRVKSRLAELLG; encoded by the coding sequence GTGCTGTCGGTCGAACTCCACGTCCACTCGTCGCTCTCCTACGACGGCCGCGACCCGGTCGAACTCATCCTCGAACAGGCCGCGGCCGTCGGCCTCGACGCGGTCGCCATCACCGATCACGACGAGATCGACGCGAGCCTCGAGCTCGTCGAGCGAGCATCCGACTACGGGCTGGTCGGCGTTCCGGGGATCGAGATCTCGAGCAAGGCCGGCCACGTCCTCGGTCTCGGCGTCGAGGAGGCGGTTCCGCCGGGACTCTCCTACGAGTCGACCCTGGAAGCGATCCGAGCCCAGGGCGGCATCGCCGTCGTTCCCCACCCGTTCCAGGAGTCGCGCCACGGCGTGATGACCCGGATCACCCGCGAACAGCTCGCCGAGGCCGACGCGATCGAAGTGTACAACTCCCGGTTGCTCACCGGCCGGGCCAACCGCCAGGCCGAGCGCTTCGCCCGCGCTCACGACCTGCCGATGACCGCGGGAAGTGACGCCCACATCAGCGAGATGGTCGGTCAGGCGGTCACCCGCGTCGGCGCGACCGAACGCAGCGCAGACGCCATCCTCGAGGCGATCGCCGCCGGCGAGACCTCCGTCGAGGGCAAACGCACGCCCTGGCGGATCAGCTTCCGGCAGGCCGCCGGCGGCGCGAAACGCCGCGTGAAGAGCCGGCTCGCGGAGCTGCTCGGATGA
- a CDS encoding NRDE family protein, translated as MCTLTLAWQVFEDAPVAVAANRDEALDRPAGPPDVYRASPLVIAPHDVEAGGTWIGVNEHGVFAGITNRWTERDLAGERSRGLLVADVLETTSAADAAAHVERTTSEHEYEGFNLVVADAEDAIHLGWDGSLSRTAFDPGVHVVVNVGFDETFALPAERRDLGERQAESARAVREALEPRDDERVEGWLERAGTVLGDHEYGVCIHGDGYGTRSSSLLAVGERTRYEFADGPPCRTAYEPVGIEGQF; from the coding sequence GTGTGCACCCTTACGCTCGCCTGGCAGGTCTTCGAGGACGCACCGGTCGCGGTCGCGGCCAACCGTGACGAGGCGCTCGACCGACCCGCCGGCCCGCCCGACGTCTACCGCGCCTCGCCGCTCGTGATCGCGCCACACGACGTCGAGGCCGGCGGCACCTGGATCGGCGTGAACGAACACGGCGTGTTCGCGGGCATCACGAACCGCTGGACCGAGCGCGACCTCGCCGGGGAGCGCTCGCGCGGCCTGCTCGTCGCCGACGTTCTCGAGACGACGTCCGCGGCCGACGCCGCGGCTCACGTCGAGCGGACGACGAGCGAGCACGAGTACGAGGGGTTCAACCTCGTGGTCGCCGACGCCGAGGACGCGATTCACCTGGGGTGGGACGGATCGCTGTCACGGACCGCGTTCGATCCCGGCGTCCACGTCGTCGTCAACGTCGGCTTCGACGAGACGTTCGCGCTGCCGGCGGAGCGTCGCGACCTCGGCGAACGACAGGCCGAGAGCGCGCGGGCGGTCCGGGAGGCGCTCGAGCCCCGCGACGACGAGCGCGTCGAGGGGTGGCTCGAGCGCGCGGGGACCGTCCTCGGCGATCACGAGTACGGCGTCTGCATCCACGGCGACGGCTACGGGACGCGGTCGTCGTCGCTGCTCGCGGTCGGCGAGCGGACCCGCTACGAGTTCGCCGACGGTCCGCCCTGTCGCACCGCCTACGAGCCGGTCGGGATCGAAGGGCAGTTTTAA
- a CDS encoding helix-turn-helix transcriptional regulator — MVAVSASPPVAESELTEDELAGLELVRETGGIHQSDFWKELDVSSRKGSRIVESLVEKQLVNREQAVYQGHNTYYISPTARDLDFTLLMAGDMLSPFIGEEEVDPNSDAFSQWIMNLAYQE; from the coding sequence GTGGTCGCCGTGAGCGCCTCACCCCCTGTCGCCGAGTCGGAACTTACCGAGGACGAGCTGGCGGGTCTCGAACTCGTTCGCGAGACGGGCGGGATTCACCAGAGCGACTTCTGGAAGGAACTCGACGTCTCCTCGCGCAAGGGAAGCCGGATCGTCGAGTCGCTCGTCGAGAAGCAACTCGTCAACCGCGAGCAGGCGGTGTACCAGGGTCACAACACCTACTACATCTCGCCGACGGCTCGCGATCTCGATTTCACGCTGCTGATGGCCGGGGACATGCTCTCGCCGTTTATCGGCGAGGAGGAGGTCGACCCCAACAGCGACGCCTTCTCCCAGTGGATCATGAACCTGGCCTACCAGGAGTAA
- a CDS encoding asparagine synthase-related protein encodes MTLRGADETVVRRALETGDPFPGTAGFAGELDGRLVRDVLGRVPLFVDREAAGVEWAFRPTALENPSPFPAGAVRDAAGTAKRWHLPDPEPEADRDAALEAVDGAIRTAVDATRDGGDVAVAFSGGVDSALVGELLDAPLYVVGFPDSHDVEAARSAAEAMGRELTVVDLEPADLERAAPAVARAIGRTNAMDVQIALPLYLVSEAVAADGFDRLAVGQGADELFGGYEKVVHLDHRVEADTVRGAVREQIRTLPEQLPRDVLAVEAGGVDPVAPLLHDAVVTAALRLPTALLADETRRKRALREVATEYLPEPVAMREKKAVQYGSLVARELDRLARQAGYKRRMDDHVTRYVESLLETRPR; translated from the coding sequence ATGACGCTCCGCGGGGCTGACGAGACGGTCGTCCGTCGGGCGCTCGAAACCGGCGACCCATTTCCCGGAACGGCGGGTTTCGCCGGCGAACTCGACGGGCGGCTCGTCCGCGACGTTCTCGGGCGGGTTCCGCTGTTCGTCGACCGGGAGGCCGCAGGTGTCGAGTGGGCGTTTCGTCCGACCGCCCTCGAGAACCCGTCCCCGTTCCCCGCCGGCGCCGTTCGCGACGCAGCGGGGACGGCGAAGCGCTGGCATCTTCCCGACCCCGAGCCGGAAGCGGACCGGGACGCGGCCCTCGAGGCCGTCGACGGCGCGATCCGAACGGCGGTCGACGCGACCCGCGACGGCGGCGACGTCGCCGTCGCCTTCTCCGGCGGCGTCGACTCGGCGCTGGTGGGCGAACTGCTCGACGCGCCGCTGTACGTCGTCGGCTTCCCCGACAGTCACGACGTCGAGGCCGCCCGCTCCGCCGCCGAGGCGATGGGCCGCGAGCTCACCGTCGTCGACCTCGAGCCGGCAGACCTCGAGCGCGCGGCCCCCGCGGTCGCCCGGGCGATCGGCCGGACGAACGCGATGGACGTCCAGATCGCGCTCCCGCTGTATCTCGTCAGCGAGGCCGTCGCCGCCGACGGCTTCGATCGGCTCGCGGTCGGCCAGGGCGCCGACGAACTGTTCGGCGGCTACGAGAAGGTGGTCCACCTCGACCACCGCGTCGAAGCCGACACCGTTCGCGGGGCGGTCCGCGAGCAGATTCGAACCCTCCCCGAACAGCTACCGAGGGACGTGCTGGCCGTCGAGGCGGGCGGCGTCGACCCCGTCGCCCCGCTGCTTCACGACGCGGTGGTGACGGCGGCGCTTCGCCTGCCGACGGCGCTGCTCGCCGACGAAACCCGTCGAAAGCGAGCGCTCCGGGAGGTTGCGACGGAGTACCTGCCCGAGCCGGTCGCGATGCGAGAGAAAAAGGCCGTCCAGTACGGCAGCCTGGTCGCCCGCGAACTGGATCGGCTGGCCCGACAGGCGGGGTACAAACGCCGGATGGACGACCACGTCACCCGGTACGTCGAGTCGCTGCTCGAGACGCGTCCCCGGTAG
- a CDS encoding class I adenylate-forming enzyme family protein, whose translation MRAPVDWPTADLLTHRSRATPERTAIVDADTDDAWTCREFSRRADDAAIGLERRGADGRVGFLLEAGLEFAAAFFGAMRLGTTVVPLNLAETASELEAKVDGLDLDGLVCEPDTEGLAVDLANGATLERAPVLSTGEPSADAVESLYGAVSGRGVSPVALERGDTQLILFTSGTSGEPKAVRLTVGNLVASATASAFRLGVLPEDRWLCCLPMYHMGGLAPVVRSALYGTTAVVQREFDAEATARVLDEYEVTGVSLVPTMLKRLLEAGWSAPVRLRFVLLGGAPASSDLLDRCRRRGVPAHPTYGMTETASQIATATPAQAATHEGTVGQPLVCTDVTVVGEDGTPVGAGETGELVVSGPTVTPGYLEADRTEAAFGEYGLHTGDVGYRDADGRLWVLNRRSDRIITGGENVDPGEVVDVLRSHPLVEAAAVVGLPDDEWGERVAALVVLEAGTGDESPALEALRDHWRERLAGFKRPKTIAVAEGLPRTASGTVDREAVRDVLRERGIDAGTLG comes from the coding sequence ATGCGAGCGCCGGTCGACTGGCCGACTGCGGACCTGCTGACGCACCGATCGCGGGCGACTCCCGAGCGAACGGCGATCGTCGACGCCGACACGGACGACGCGTGGACGTGCCGCGAGTTCAGCCGGCGAGCCGACGACGCGGCGATCGGCCTCGAGCGCCGGGGGGCCGACGGGCGGGTCGGGTTCTTACTCGAGGCCGGCCTCGAGTTCGCGGCCGCCTTCTTCGGCGCGATGCGGCTCGGAACGACCGTCGTACCGCTCAACCTCGCCGAGACCGCGAGCGAGCTCGAGGCGAAGGTGGACGGGCTCGACCTCGACGGACTCGTCTGCGAGCCCGACACGGAGGGGCTCGCGGTCGACCTCGCGAACGGTGCCACGCTCGAACGCGCCCCCGTCCTCTCGACGGGCGAGCCGAGCGCCGACGCCGTCGAGTCGCTGTACGGAGCGGTGAGCGGCCGGGGGGTGTCGCCGGTCGCCCTCGAGCGCGGGGACACCCAGCTGATCCTGTTTACCTCCGGCACCTCGGGCGAGCCGAAGGCCGTCCGCCTGACCGTTGGCAACCTGGTCGCCAGCGCGACCGCCTCGGCGTTTCGTCTCGGCGTCCTCCCCGAGGACCGCTGGCTCTGCTGTCTCCCGATGTACCACATGGGCGGGCTCGCGCCGGTTGTCCGAAGCGCCCTCTACGGGACGACCGCCGTCGTCCAGCGGGAGTTCGACGCCGAGGCGACCGCGCGCGTTCTCGACGAGTACGAGGTTACGGGCGTCTCGCTCGTCCCGACGATGCTGAAACGCCTGCTCGAGGCCGGCTGGTCGGCCCCCGTTCGCCTCCGGTTCGTCCTGCTGGGCGGCGCGCCCGCCTCGAGCGACCTGCTGGACCGCTGTCGCCGCCGCGGCGTCCCGGCGCACCCGACGTACGGGATGACGGAGACGGCCTCCCAGATTGCGACGGCGACGCCCGCGCAGGCGGCGACCCACGAGGGAACCGTGGGCCAGCCGCTCGTGTGTACCGACGTCACCGTCGTGGGCGAGGACGGGACGCCCGTCGGAGCCGGCGAGACGGGCGAACTCGTCGTCTCGGGGCCGACGGTGACGCCGGGGTACCTCGAGGCCGACCGGACGGAGGCGGCGTTCGGCGAGTACGGCCTCCACACCGGCGACGTCGGCTACCGGGACGCGGACGGCAGGCTGTGGGTGTTGAACCGCCGCTCGGACCGGATCATCACCGGCGGCGAGAACGTCGATCCGGGCGAGGTCGTCGACGTCCTGCGGAGTCACCCGCTCGTCGAGGCGGCCGCAGTCGTCGGGCTCCCCGACGACGAGTGGGGCGAGCGCGTCGCCGCGCTGGTCGTTCTCGAGGCAGGTACCGGAGACGAATCGCCGGCGCTGGAGGCGCTCCGGGATCACTGGCGCGAGCGGCTGGCGGGGTTCAAGCGGCCGAAGACGATTGCCGTCGCCGAGGGCCTCCCGCGAACCGCGTCGGGGACGGTCGACCGCGAGGCGGTCCGTGACGTCCTCCGGGAGCGGGGCATCGACGCGGGGACGCTCGGATAG
- a CDS encoding Gfo/Idh/MocA family protein, giving the protein MTLDVGVLGYRFMGKAHANALARLPMFFPDAPAVERSVLVGRDEEALAEAADRLGFESTATDWRDVIDDVDAFYNLGPNHVHAEPSIAALEAGTPVFCEKPLAPTLESAEEMAAAARSADVPSGCAFNYRFVPAIQYAKELLERGELGEIHHVRGRYLQDWLVDPEAPWSWRNDEEMAGSGALGDLGAHTVDLVRFLAGEVDRVSGQLKTFVDERPVEGGDETRPVTVDDAYTAQIELESGAIGTLEASRFATGHKNDHTIEIQGSEGSLRFSLERLNELELLREGDRGYETILVTDENDPYVDHWWPPGHVIGWEHTFVHENYEFLSAVESDGEFEPSFEDGLAAQRILAAIAASDERGEWVSLE; this is encoded by the coding sequence ATGACCCTCGACGTCGGTGTACTGGGGTATCGCTTCATGGGCAAAGCCCACGCGAACGCGCTCGCCCGGCTCCCGATGTTCTTCCCGGACGCGCCCGCGGTCGAACGGAGCGTCCTCGTCGGCCGGGACGAGGAGGCGCTGGCCGAGGCCGCCGACCGGCTCGGGTTCGAGTCGACGGCGACCGACTGGCGCGACGTGATCGACGACGTCGACGCCTTCTACAACCTCGGACCGAACCACGTCCACGCAGAACCCTCGATCGCCGCCCTCGAGGCCGGCACGCCGGTCTTCTGCGAGAAGCCGCTCGCGCCGACGCTCGAGTCGGCCGAAGAGATGGCCGCGGCCGCACGGAGCGCCGACGTTCCCAGCGGCTGTGCGTTCAACTACCGGTTCGTCCCCGCGATCCAGTACGCGAAGGAACTGCTCGAGCGGGGCGAACTCGGCGAGATCCACCACGTCCGGGGCCGCTACCTGCAGGACTGGCTCGTCGACCCCGAGGCGCCGTGGTCCTGGCGAAACGATGAGGAGATGGCCGGCTCGGGCGCACTCGGCGACCTCGGCGCGCACACCGTCGACCTCGTGCGCTTTCTCGCCGGCGAGGTCGACCGCGTCAGCGGCCAGCTGAAGACGTTCGTCGACGAGCGCCCCGTCGAAGGGGGAGACGAGACCCGCCCCGTCACCGTCGACGACGCCTACACCGCCCAGATCGAACTCGAGAGCGGTGCGATCGGCACGCTCGAGGCCTCCCGCTTCGCCACGGGACACAAGAACGACCACACGATCGAGATCCAGGGATCGGAGGGGAGCCTGCGCTTTTCGCTCGAGCGCCTGAACGAACTCGAACTCCTCCGGGAGGGCGACCGGGGCTACGAGACGATCCTCGTCACCGACGAGAACGACCCCTACGTCGACCACTGGTGGCCGCCGGGGCACGTCATCGGCTGGGAGCACACGTTCGTCCACGAGAACTACGAGTTCCTCTCGGCTGTCGAGTCGGACGGCGAGTTCGAGCCCAGCTTCGAGGACGGCCTCGCTGCCCAGCGGATCCTCGCGGCGATCGCAGCGAGCGACGAGCGCGGCGAGTGGGTGAGCCTCGAGTAG
- a CDS encoding NosD domain-containing protein — MAARHTSRTHSEQSRRTLLRRLGLTGVGLATVATAASAAGDDSSGADDSLGGDDSAEQDGSSETDTSDSTDAETPTEIDSCTVIDEPGEYELVADLAPVELEQPGCIVIDADDVTLRGNGHTIDLSDTAYEGDFRYPDPSCIVVNPWDRGDEMVWETAVENVEVRGARAGILSRLNNGGSYTGITAVDNVDGFRFYVDGGLLEDCVLADNYRGIVLDGNPDIWGGSNASITGCTLQRNENAGLRVGHEGSADVTASRIVENGVGISLSAFNAGATVEGSHICRNDEYGVEAGSDPGYEDEWEPEPPRQAEVLATGNYWGAATGPASFGDPDEAFTDPETSRPADGDGDAISEGLEDGVSNVRFDPFAESPIGGVGAQR; from the coding sequence ATGGCTGCACGGCATACTTCCAGAACGCACAGCGAACAGAGCCGCCGAACCCTCCTGCGGAGACTCGGTCTCACCGGTGTCGGGCTGGCTACCGTTGCGACGGCCGCCTCCGCCGCCGGGGACGACTCGAGCGGGGCGGACGATTCGCTCGGAGGCGATGACTCGGCTGAACAGGACGGCTCGAGCGAGACCGATACGTCAGACTCGACGGACGCCGAGACGCCGACCGAGATCGACTCGTGTACGGTGATCGACGAACCCGGCGAGTACGAACTCGTCGCCGACCTCGCGCCGGTCGAACTCGAGCAGCCGGGCTGTATCGTCATCGACGCCGACGACGTCACGCTTCGAGGGAACGGACACACGATCGACCTGAGCGACACCGCCTACGAGGGAGACTTCCGGTACCCCGACCCCAGTTGCATCGTCGTCAACCCGTGGGATCGGGGAGACGAGATGGTCTGGGAGACCGCGGTCGAAAACGTCGAGGTCCGCGGCGCCCGCGCGGGAATCCTCTCGAGGTTGAACAACGGCGGGAGCTACACCGGAATCACCGCGGTCGATAACGTCGACGGTTTCAGGTTCTACGTCGACGGCGGGCTGCTCGAGGACTGCGTTCTCGCGGACAACTACCGGGGAATCGTCCTGGACGGAAATCCGGACATCTGGGGCGGATCGAACGCGTCGATCACCGGCTGTACGCTGCAGCGAAACGAGAACGCGGGTCTCCGGGTAGGCCACGAGGGTAGCGCCGACGTGACGGCCAGTCGCATCGTCGAGAACGGCGTCGGAATCTCGCTGTCTGCCTTCAACGCGGGAGCCACCGTCGAGGGGAGCCACATCTGTCGCAACGATGAGTACGGCGTCGAGGCTGGATCTGACCCGGGGTACGAAGACGAGTGGGAGCCGGAACCGCCGAGACAGGCCGAGGTTCTGGCGACCGGAAACTACTGGGGTGCGGCCACCGGTCCCGCCAGTTTCGGTGACCCCGACGAGGCCTTCACCGACCCCGAGACCAGTCGACCGGCCGACGGCGACGGCGACGCCATCTCGGAGGGGCTCGAGGACGGCGTGAGCAACGTCCGGTTCGATCCGTTCGCGGAATCGCCGATCGGAGGCGTCGGCGCCCAGCGGTAG
- the gatA gene encoding Asp-tRNA(Asn)/Glu-tRNA(Gln) amidotransferase subunit GatA — MSANIFITEETIEGDDDGPLAGRTVAVKDNISTAGVRTTCGSKMLAEYVPPYDATVVERLKDAGATIVGKANMDEFGMGTTNETSHFGPVDNPAAPGRVPGGSSGGSAAAVAAGEADLALGSDTGGSIRCPAAFCGVVGIKPTYGLVSRYGLVAYANSLEQIGPLAPTVEEAAELLEVIAGSDDRDGTSREAVDDAEYAAAADGDVDGLRIGVPTELLSGADEGVVETFWDAVADLESQGAEHHEVSLPSVGHAVEAYYVIAMSEASSNLARFDGVRYGHTAEEAGGNWNDAFGRTREEGFGDEVKRRILLGTYALSAGYHDKYYKKAQDARAWVKQDFDEALSEVDVLASPTMPVPPFELGESLEDPLKMYLADANTVPVNLADLPAISVPAGETDGLPVGLQFIGPAFGEEAIVRAASALE; from the coding sequence ATGTCGGCGAACATCTTCATCACCGAGGAGACGATCGAGGGCGACGACGACGGACCGCTCGCGGGACGAACCGTCGCGGTCAAGGACAACATCTCGACGGCCGGCGTCCGGACGACCTGCGGCTCGAAGATGCTCGCCGAGTACGTCCCGCCGTACGACGCGACCGTCGTCGAGCGCCTCAAAGACGCCGGGGCGACCATCGTCGGGAAGGCCAACATGGACGAGTTCGGGATGGGGACGACCAACGAGACCTCCCACTTCGGTCCGGTCGACAACCCGGCCGCCCCGGGGCGAGTTCCCGGCGGGTCGTCCGGTGGCTCCGCGGCGGCCGTCGCCGCCGGCGAGGCCGACCTGGCGCTCGGCTCGGACACCGGCGGCTCGATCCGCTGTCCCGCCGCGTTCTGTGGCGTGGTCGGCATCAAGCCAACGTACGGGCTGGTCTCCCGGTACGGACTCGTCGCCTACGCCAACAGCTTGGAACAGATCGGCCCGCTCGCGCCCACCGTCGAGGAGGCCGCCGAACTGCTCGAGGTGATCGCCGGCAGCGACGACCGTGACGGCACGTCTCGAGAGGCGGTCGACGACGCCGAGTACGCCGCCGCGGCCGACGGCGACGTCGACGGGCTGCGGATCGGCGTTCCGACCGAACTGCTCTCCGGCGCCGACGAGGGCGTCGTCGAAACGTTCTGGGACGCCGTCGCCGACCTCGAGTCCCAGGGCGCCGAACATCACGAGGTCAGTCTCCCCTCCGTCGGACACGCCGTCGAGGCCTACTACGTGATCGCGATGTCGGAAGCCTCCTCGAACCTCGCCCGGTTCGACGGGGTTCGCTACGGTCACACCGCCGAGGAGGCTGGCGGCAACTGGAACGACGCGTTCGGGCGCACTCGTGAGGAGGGGTTCGGCGACGAGGTCAAACGGCGCATCCTGCTCGGAACCTACGCGCTCTCGGCGGGCTACCACGACAAGTACTACAAGAAGGCCCAGGACGCCCGCGCGTGGGTGAAACAGGACTTCGACGAAGCGCTGTCCGAGGTCGACGTCCTCGCGTCGCCGACGATGCCCGTACCGCCGTTCGAACTCGGCGAGAGCCTCGAGGACCCCCTCAAAATGTACCTCGCAGACGCCAACACGGTGCCGGTGAACCTCGCCGACCTGCCGGCGATCTCGGTTCCCGCCGGCGAGACCGACGGCCTCCCCGTCGGACTGCAGTTCATCGGCCCTGCCTTCGGCGAGGAGGCGATCGTCCGGGCGGCGAGCGCGCTCGAGTAG
- a CDS encoding PGF-CTERM sorting domain-containing protein, with product MSTQRTSIRNRVLVIVTLCTLLTGPVAVVSASGGALADDANATEEPYLEDVPEEGDEYFEMEDPDGEWISYLNPRDWYRDPMAGDGSGKICVTLLNEEGEFIVGETVPETTATIDTGDPLDWHPDANPVVVEFPLTEHYDRPLDADQFGTTDDSPQGDGSLDSHCVEWHGLEDDATIEYTDVEIAGEHADRIEVVGYVQQANEAWDTDVDPLEDAVPYEEVGGWSYQTEDSHGQVVVVLQLQSGDGDRSQPAGETSFADRMPGFGPLAALAAVGVALIGALARRRR from the coding sequence ATGTCAACGCAGCGAACGTCGATTCGAAACCGCGTTCTGGTTATCGTCACACTGTGTACTCTCCTCACCGGCCCGGTCGCCGTGGTGTCGGCGTCCGGCGGGGCGCTCGCCGACGACGCGAACGCGACGGAAGAGCCGTACCTCGAGGACGTGCCCGAGGAGGGCGACGAGTACTTCGAGATGGAAGATCCAGACGGCGAGTGGATCAGCTACCTCAACCCGCGGGACTGGTACCGCGACCCGATGGCCGGCGACGGCTCCGGGAAGATCTGCGTCACCCTGCTGAACGAAGAGGGCGAGTTCATCGTCGGCGAGACCGTCCCCGAGACGACCGCCACGATCGACACCGGCGACCCCCTCGACTGGCACCCCGACGCGAACCCGGTGGTCGTCGAGTTCCCGCTGACGGAGCACTACGACCGGCCGCTGGACGCCGACCAGTTCGGGACGACCGACGACAGTCCCCAGGGTGACGGCTCCCTCGATTCACACTGCGTCGAGTGGCACGGCCTCGAGGACGACGCCACGATCGAGTACACCGACGTCGAGATAGCGGGCGAGCACGCCGACAGAATCGAGGTCGTCGGCTACGTCCAGCAGGCCAACGAGGCGTGGGACACCGACGTCGATCCGCTCGAGGACGCGGTTCCCTACGAGGAAGTCGGCGGCTGGAGCTACCAGACGGAGGACTCGCACGGACAGGTCGTGGTCGTCCTGCAGCTACAGTCGGGTGACGGCGACCGGTCACAGCCCGCGGGCGAAACGAGTTTCGCCGATCGAATGCCGGGTTTCGGCCCGCTCGCTGCACTCGCCGCGGTGGGAGTCGCGCTGATCGGCGCACTCGCCCGGCGCCGTCGCTGA
- a CDS encoding transcription initiation factor IIB, with protein sequence MTDSPIRTRTSQRRTTEAVESSESSERSTVRCPECDGRLVNDAEHGETVCEDCGLVVDEGEIDRGPEWRAFDSAEKDEKSRVGAPTTNMMHDQGLSTNIGWQDKDAYGKALSSRQRQKMQRLRTWNERFRTRDSKERNLKQALGEIDRMASALGLPKNVRETASVIYRRALEDDLLPGRSIEGVATASLYAAARQAGTPRSLDEIAAVSRVEKDEIARTYRYVIRELGLEVKPADPESYVPRFASDLDLSDETERRARGLLKTAKETGVHSGKSPVGLAAAAVYAAALLTNEKVTQNDVSEVANISEVTIRNRYHELLEAEEGALA encoded by the coding sequence ATGACAGATTCCCCCATCCGAACTCGGACGAGCCAGCGGCGCACCACAGAGGCGGTGGAGTCGTCCGAGTCGAGCGAGCGGTCGACGGTTCGTTGTCCGGAGTGTGACGGCCGGTTGGTAAACGACGCAGAGCACGGAGAAACCGTCTGTGAGGACTGCGGGCTCGTCGTCGACGAGGGCGAGATCGACCGCGGGCCGGAGTGGCGCGCGTTCGATTCGGCCGAGAAGGACGAGAAGAGCCGCGTCGGCGCCCCCACCACGAACATGATGCACGATCAGGGGCTCTCGACGAACATCGGCTGGCAGGACAAAGACGCCTACGGCAAGGCGTTGAGTTCGCGCCAGCGACAGAAGATGCAGCGTCTCCGCACCTGGAACGAGCGCTTTCGCACCCGCGACAGCAAAGAGCGCAACCTCAAGCAGGCCCTCGGCGAGATCGACCGCATGGCCAGCGCCCTGGGACTGCCCAAGAACGTCCGCGAGACCGCGAGCGTGATCTACCGCCGGGCGCTCGAGGACGACCTCCTGCCGGGGCGGTCGATCGAGGGCGTCGCGACGGCGTCGCTGTACGCCGCCGCCCGCCAGGCCGGCACCCCCCGCAGCTTAGACGAGATCGCCGCCGTCAGCCGCGTCGAGAAGGACGAGATCGCCCGCACCTACCGCTACGTGATCCGCGAACTCGGCCTCGAGGTCAAACCGGCCGACCCCGAGAGCTACGTCCCGCGCTTCGCGAGCGACCTCGACCTCTCCGACGAGACCGAGCGGCGGGCACGCGGCCTGTTGAAGACGGCCAAGGAGACCGGCGTTCACTCGGGTAAATCTCCCGTCGGGCTGGCCGCGGCGGCCGTCTACGCCGCGGCGCTGCTCACCAACGAGAAGGTCACCCAGAACGACGTCAGCGAGGTCGCCAACATCTCCGAAGTGACGATCCGCAACCGGTATCACGAACTGCTCGAGGCCGAGGAAGGCGCACTCGCCTGA
- the gatC gene encoding Asp-tRNA(Asn)/Glu-tRNA(Gln) amidotransferase subunit GatC, producing the protein MSDDAVNPEEVRHVAALARVDLTEEEVDRFAAQFADILEYFETLDEVPAVDREVDLVNVMRPDETRPCLDEALRNAPETEDGYFKGPNVS; encoded by the coding sequence ATGAGCGACGACGCCGTCAACCCCGAGGAAGTCCGCCACGTCGCGGCGCTGGCCCGGGTCGACCTCACCGAGGAGGAGGTCGACCGGTTCGCCGCCCAGTTCGCGGACATCCTCGAGTACTTCGAGACGCTAGACGAGGTGCCGGCGGTCGACCGCGAGGTCGACCTGGTGAACGTGATGCGTCCGGACGAGACGCGACCGTGTCTCGACGAGGCGCTGCGAAACGCCCCGGAGACCGAGGACGGCTACTTCAAAGGGCCGAACGTGTCCTGA